In a genomic window of Helianthus annuus cultivar XRQ/B chromosome 10, HanXRQr2.0-SUNRISE, whole genome shotgun sequence:
- the LOC110885851 gene encoding glutamate receptor 2.6, whose product MRYLTTYLIFLVTFSAPWFLDLQALPTTENLNVRYEKGFTRIGVILDQTSRPGKEAKVAIEIAIEHFNNETDHPFVLYLQNSRGKPIHAAIAAKELVDEHNVKAILGAHTWEEASAIAEVISESDIETPVFLSLTGTTPMQATNQWPFFLESVPTQSAQMNAVAAILHSWSISQVTLIYESSHLASGSAAIISYLSQALRQTGGTLTYILPLTFGSHSVSAELQILKRQQRKVFVIHTSLELAVSLFQTGNKMEMNGDGYLWIATNAITDLFHSISSAEISSLKGMIGVKSYFPENKQEFLDFKKRFRQKFRHDYPEVDQDEPGIFAVQGYNTMRLLKQNSCENFDHVTPILETTVEIVHVIGKGCHSVYWTEGLGFSETVNDDTNGATAYSHSMDDLKQVLFPMQPWYANRRHRNLAESSGNRMRVGVPGQSLFKQFVNVDFDNKKNRTVFNGFVIAVFDEMMRELKLPYDYFSFNGSYDELMRQIPAERFDAIAGDVTIMSSRHEYVDFTQPYTESGLEMIVPVKSRLSNQPWLFMKPFTAKMWWFIAAVTLYNGYIIWLIERTHCDYLRGSIIEQIGIIIWLAFATLFTLRGDKLHSNLSRMVVVVWLFVALIITQSYTASFASMLTAQRLEPTITSVEVLRNMNVTVGYCNGSLVNHYLKDVLGFKSFKVKSYNSTHRYAEALNSGEISAIFLEVPAAKVFLAQYCKSFIRTGETFKVGGFGFAFPRRYSWLSEANKALMNISERGKLKELEDAYLVSEKCVDDESSPNEDDSLSPRSFSILFVLTAGTSTVALFIYIIMSFTEFKKSNPEHANLFEFIRDHMRRSSSVVVHADSPTHPSSDVSDP is encoded by the exons ATGCGTTATCTTACAACTTACCTGATCTTTTTGGTTACCTTCTCTGCTCCATGGTTTCTTGATCTGCAAGCATTACCGACCACCGAGAACTTGAATGTAAGATATGAAAAAGGGTTCACTAGGATTGGTGTCATTCTTGATCAAACGTCTAGGCCTGGGAAAGAGGCCAAAGTGGCCATTGAAATAGCAATTGAACATTTTAACAATGAAACTGATCACCCTTTTGTGTTATATCTTCAAAACTCGAGAGGCAAACCAATACATGCAGCTATTGCAG CTAAAGAACTTGTTGACGAACACAACGTGAAAGCCATTTTGGGAGCTCATACATGGGAAGAAGCATCTGCAATAGCCGAGGTTATCAGCGAATCTGATATCGAAACCCCAGTTTTTCTTTCTTTAACTGGCACCACTCCCATGCAAGCAACAAATCAATGGCCATTTTTCCTTGAATCCGTACCTACACAATCCGCACAGATGAATGCAGTGGCTGCAATTTTACACTCCTGGAGCATAAGCCAAGTTACTCTCATATACGAAAGCTCACATCTAGCCTCCGGTTCAGCAGCAATCATCTCTTATCTCTCTCAAGCATTACGGCAAACAGGGGGTACACTAACCTACATCTTACCACTCACATTCGGTTCACATTCTGTAAGTGCAGAGCTTCAGATACTCAAGAGACAACAACGTAAAGTCTTCGTAATTCATACATCTCTGGAACTGGCGGTTAGCTTGTTTCAGACAGGTAACAAGATGGAAATGAATGGAGACGGTTATCTATGGATTGCAACTAATGCAATCACAGATCTTTTTCATTCCATTAGTTCCGCCGAGATTTCTTCTTTGAAAGGTATGATTGGAGTCAAAAGCTACTTTCCTGAAAACAAACAGGAATTCCTTGATTTCAAAAAAAGATTCCGCCAAAAGTTCCGGCATGATTACCCAGAAGTTGATCAAGACGAACCAGGAATCTTTGCCGTGCAAGGATATAACACCATGAGATTGTTAAAACAAAATTCATGTGAAAACTTCGATCACGTGACACCAATTCTGGAAACTACAGTGGAGATTGTGCACGTGATAGGAAAGGGGTGTCACAGTGTGTACTGGACAGAAGGATTAGGGTTCTCAGAGACTGTTAATGATGACACTAATGGAGCAACTGCTTATAGTCATTCAATGGATGACCTGAAACAAGTTTTGTTTCCTATGCAACCGTGGTATGCTAATAGACGACACAGGAATCTTGCTGAAAGTTCAGGGAATCGGATGAGGGTCGGTGTTCCGGGTCAATCCTTGTTTAAGCAATTTGTGAAtgttgattttgataacaagaagaATCGGACAGTGTTTAATGGATTTGTGATCgctgtgtttgatgaaatgatgAGAGAGTTGAAGTTGCCATATGATTACTTTTCATTTAATGGTTCTTATGATGAGTTGATGAGACAAATTCCTGCAGAG AGATTTGATGCGATAGCTGGCGATGTAACGATCATGTCAAGCCGGCATGAGTATGTGGATTTCACTCAGCCGTACACGGAGTCAGGTTTGGAGATGATCGTACCTGTTAAATCCAGATTATCAAACCAGCCGTGGTTGTTTATGAAGCCTTTTACTGCAAAAATGTGGTGGTTCATAGCAGCAGTCACTCTTTATAATGGCTACATCATTTGGTTAATCGAAAGGACTCATTGCGACTACCTTCGTGGCTCAATCATAGAACAAATTGGAATCATCATTTGGCTTGCGTTTGCGACCCTCTTCACTTTGCGAG GAGACAAGTTACATAGCAATTTGTCAAGAATGGTAGTTGTTGTGTGGCTCTTTGTGgcactaatcatcacacaaagCTACACGGCTAGCTTTGCAAGCATGCTCACGGCTCAAAGGTTGGAACCAACAATAACCAGCGTTGAAGTGCTTAGAAACATGAATGTGACTGTGGGATACTGCAACGGTTCACTTGTGAATCACTACTTGAAAGATGTTTTGGGCTTTAAGAGCTTCAAGGTCAAGAGCTATAACTCGACTCATAGATATGCTGAGGCCCTTAATAGTGGTGAAATCTCCGCCATCTTTCTTGAAGTTCCGGCAGCTAAAGTCTTTCTAGCTCAATACTGCAAGAGCTTCATTAGAACCGGAGAGACCTTCAAAGTTGGAGGTTTCGGATTT GCATTTCCTAGGAGATATTCGTGGCTTTCCGAGGCAAACAAAGCTTTAATGAATATATCAGAACGTGGGAAGCTTAAAGAACTTGAGGATGCTTATCTAGTATCTGAGAAGTGTGTTGATGACGAATCTTCTCCAAACGAAGATGATAGTCTTAGTCCTCGCAGCTTCTCAATACTATTTGTGCTAACCGCAGGGACATCAACGGTCGCTCTTTTCATCTACATCATCATGAGCTTTACAGAATTTAAAAAATCTAACCCAGAACACGCGAATCTCTTTGAATTTATCAGAGACCATATGAGACGGTCATCTAGTGTTGTTGTCCATGCAGATAGCCCGACACACCCTTCTTCTGATGTGTCCGATCCATGA
- the LOC118482711 gene encoding glutamate receptor 2.7-like — protein sequence MHYFATYLIFLVAFSSRWFLLQAALTAEKGFSRIGVILDQTSRRGKEAKVAIEIAIHDFNNETDQPSVLYLQNSRGKQIHAAIAAKELIDEHNVKAILGAHTWDEASAITEVISESDHDIPVFLSLAGTTPLQATDQWPHFIQSVPTQSAQMNAVAAILQSWGITQATLCWYHRHRKPRTNRNGWYCDHIHNPF from the exons ATGCATTATTTTGCCACTTACCTAATCTTTTTGGTTGCCTTCTCTTCTCGGTGGTTTCTTCTGCAAGCGGCATTGACTGCAGAGAAAGGATTCTCTAGGATTGGTGTCATTCTTGATCAAACATCTAGGCGTGGGAAAGAGGCCAAAGTTGCCATTGAAATAGCAATTCATGATTTTAATAATGAAACTGATCAGCCTTCTGTTTTATATCTTCAAAACTCGCGAGGCAAACAAATACATGCAGCTATTGCAG CTAAAGAACTTATTGATGAACACAATGTGAAGGCCATTTTGGGAGCTCATACATGGGATGAGGCATCTGCAATAACCGAGGTAATCAGTGAATCTGATCACGATATCCCAGTTTTTCTATCGTTAGCTGGCACAACTCCGCTTCAAGCAACAGATCAATGGCCACATTTCATTCAATCCGTGCCTACACAATCTGCACAAATGAATGCAGTGGCTGCTATTCTACAGTCATGGGGTATAACTCAAGCTACTCTctgttggtatcatcgtcatcggaaacccaggaccaatCGGAATGGATGGTATTGTGACCACATACACAATCCGTTTTGA